In a single window of the Olivibacter sp. SDN3 genome:
- a CDS encoding DUF2231 domain-containing protein produces the protein MKLDIKRFTEHALLVSNVFILFLIIFFDRIAVPNWLQSIGRMHPMLLHFPIVLLLLAFFLEFFRFKTFDTDKKSSTNFSTNLLLCGTLLAALTAIMGLVLSKEEGYTGNALFWHKWAGVSVVFVASTIYWLRTRPWHKIKVAKIGAVIVTACLIIAGHYGAILTHGENFIWEPIISTSKTATVPIDQAKIFEHVVMPIFTQKCVNCHSTEKAKGNLILADVQSLLKGGKVVNCLFRETPKLAYCWNVFIFL, from the coding sequence ATGAAGCTAGACATCAAACGTTTTACCGAACATGCACTCTTGGTCTCCAATGTCTTTATTCTATTCTTGATTATATTTTTTGACAGGATTGCTGTGCCCAACTGGCTACAAAGTATTGGAAGAATGCACCCTATGTTACTGCACTTCCCGATTGTATTGCTGTTACTCGCTTTCTTTTTAGAATTCTTTCGCTTCAAAACATTCGATACCGACAAAAAATCTTCGACAAACTTTAGCACAAACTTACTCCTCTGTGGCACCCTTTTAGCAGCTTTGACAGCCATTATGGGCCTAGTTTTATCGAAAGAGGAAGGGTACACCGGTAATGCCCTATTTTGGCATAAGTGGGCGGGGGTGAGTGTTGTTTTTGTTGCTTCTACGATTTACTGGCTTAGAACAAGACCTTGGCACAAAATAAAGGTAGCAAAAATCGGAGCGGTGATTGTTACCGCTTGTTTAATAATTGCCGGTCACTACGGCGCAATACTAACACATGGCGAAAATTTTATATGGGAACCGATAATATCTACATCAAAAACCGCAACAGTACCCATCGATCAAGCAAAAATTTTTGAGCATGTGGTTATGCCTATTTTCACACAAAAATGCGTCAATTGCCATAGTACAGAAAAAGCTAAAGGAAACCTCATTCTGGCAGATGTACAATCGCTTTTGAAAGGGGGGAAAGTGGTCAATTGTTTGTTCCGGGAGACCCCAAAGCTAGCTTATTGTTGGAACGTATTCATCTTCCTATAG
- a CDS encoding DUF1501 domain-containing protein, which translates to MEKDFLEHGLHFNRRRFLSKLSLGIGSVALGSLLIPDLFRSRTDDDGFSSGVPDFAPKAKRVIYLFQNGAPSQLESFDYKPKLREMMGQELPASIRDGQRLTGMTSNQSSFPLVGSYYDFQQYGQSKAWVSDLFPHTAKVVDDICIIKSMFTEAINHDPALTFFQTGAQQGNRPSMGAWLSYGLGSENKNLPAFTVLLSRGKGNGQGVYSKLWTNGFLDSTHQGVQFSSGEDPVLYLKDPEGLGRAERRKMLDNLAALNELSFQEFGDPEIGAKIQQYEMAYRMQTAVPEITDVSKEPDDIIKLYGPDCLVPGTFAANCLLARKLSENGVRFVQLYHQGWDQHGNLPSEMAGQAKDVDQASAALVTDLKQRGLLDETLVIWGGEFGRTNYSQGKLTKDNYGRDHHPRCFSVWMAGGGVKPGIVYGETDDFGYNIIKDPVHVHDFQATVLHQLGLNHEKLTFKHLGRRYRLTDVAGKVVKDILV; encoded by the coding sequence ATGGAAAAAGATTTTTTAGAACATGGCTTACATTTTAATAGACGTCGGTTTCTCTCCAAGCTCAGTCTCGGAATCGGAAGTGTTGCGTTAGGTTCATTACTTATACCAGACTTATTCCGTTCCAGAACAGATGACGACGGCTTTAGTTCCGGCGTACCGGATTTTGCCCCCAAAGCTAAACGTGTTATCTATCTTTTTCAAAATGGAGCACCTTCACAACTTGAATCTTTCGATTACAAACCGAAACTTAGGGAAATGATGGGGCAAGAGCTTCCCGCTTCCATACGGGACGGACAAAGACTGACAGGCATGACCTCCAATCAATCCTCTTTTCCTTTGGTGGGTTCTTACTACGATTTCCAGCAATATGGACAATCAAAAGCCTGGGTCAGTGACCTCTTTCCACATACAGCAAAAGTAGTAGATGATATATGCATTATTAAATCCATGTTTACCGAAGCGATCAATCACGATCCTGCCCTTACCTTTTTTCAAACTGGAGCGCAACAGGGTAATCGACCAAGTATGGGAGCTTGGCTAAGTTATGGATTAGGTAGCGAGAACAAAAACCTTCCGGCCTTTACCGTACTGTTATCACGTGGCAAAGGTAACGGACAGGGAGTATATTCTAAATTGTGGACCAACGGCTTCCTTGACTCCACCCATCAGGGCGTACAATTCAGTAGTGGAGAAGACCCCGTTCTTTATTTAAAAGACCCTGAGGGATTAGGAAGAGCAGAACGGCGAAAAATGCTCGACAACCTGGCCGCATTAAATGAATTATCTTTCCAAGAATTCGGAGATCCGGAAATAGGCGCTAAAATCCAGCAATATGAAATGGCCTATCGTATGCAGACCGCTGTGCCTGAAATTACAGATGTATCCAAAGAACCAGATGACATCATTAAACTATATGGCCCTGATTGTCTAGTGCCTGGAACTTTTGCTGCTAACTGTTTATTGGCCAGGAAGCTCAGTGAAAACGGCGTTCGTTTTGTACAATTATATCATCAAGGCTGGGATCAACACGGTAACCTGCCCAGTGAGATGGCAGGCCAGGCAAAAGATGTTGATCAGGCCTCTGCCGCCTTAGTTACAGACCTTAAACAGCGAGGACTGTTAGATGAAACGCTTGTTATTTGGGGGGGAGAATTTGGCAGAACAAATTACAGTCAAGGGAAACTTACTAAAGATAACTATGGCCGAGACCACCATCCCCGATGCTTTAGCGTCTGGATGGCGGGCGGAGGAGTTAAACCGGGTATCGTTTATGGTGAGACAGATGATTTCGGCTATAATATCATTAAAGACCCCGTGCATGTGCACGATTTCCAAGCAACGGTACTCCATCAACTTGGGCTTAACCATGAGAAACTGACATTTAAACATTTAGGTCGCCGTTATCGATTAACCGACGTAGCGGGAAAAGTTGTTAAAGATATTCTGGTATAA
- a CDS encoding chitobiase/beta-hexosaminidase C-terminal domain-containing protein, whose translation MERIHLPIGEKQHMPPKGKPQLTDEEVAILNLWVKNNASLDTDIVELPENDSLRILATNRLYPSGNSPISFDFSAADKATVEKLNNDYRVIYPIAQGSPALAVNIYNKAIFTSASLEELQAIQKQIISLNLNHLPVKDDDLKLISQFEQLRNLQLNFTQITGEGLSDLTALKHLKNLSLSGTQVSYNYIKQMINLMNIKQLTLWNTSLTSSEINQLQKENKNTAIIGGFKDDGKHPVKLSPPRLAENFGVFTETMDLEVKHPINGVQIRYTIDGSEPDSLKSPIYEKHIEIKDNTIFRAKAYKDGWYGSDAIALNFYQSRFKPDSVALRFPPHPSYRGEEEKTLTDHSLGDQNTNTDKWLAFKEHHLEAILFFNKPINLQSITLHMLQQTPSAIFPPEHIEIWGGTDKDNLKLLGTTKPKIPKKDDADSLIALETTFNKQPAGCIKIIAKNLKKLPNWHHKKGEPAWVFIDEVLIN comes from the coding sequence TTGGAACGTATTCATCTTCCTATAGGTGAAAAACAACATATGCCTCCAAAAGGAAAACCCCAACTAACAGATGAAGAAGTAGCAATTCTAAATTTGTGGGTAAAAAATAATGCCTCTTTGGACACCGATATAGTTGAATTGCCGGAAAATGACTCCTTAAGAATACTTGCAACGAATAGGTTATATCCGAGTGGAAATTCACCTATTAGTTTTGACTTTTCTGCTGCAGATAAAGCCACCGTTGAAAAATTAAACAACGATTACCGGGTTATCTACCCAATAGCCCAAGGATCCCCCGCCCTAGCGGTTAATATCTACAACAAAGCTATTTTTACCTCAGCCTCTTTAGAAGAATTACAAGCGATTCAAAAGCAGATCATTTCACTTAATTTGAATCATTTACCCGTAAAAGACGATGATTTAAAGCTTATTAGTCAATTTGAACAATTGAGAAATCTACAACTCAACTTCACGCAGATTACAGGCGAAGGGCTAAGCGATCTAACAGCACTTAAACATTTGAAAAACTTATCTCTATCAGGCACACAAGTAAGCTACAATTATATTAAACAAATGATTAATCTAATGAATATTAAACAACTTACTTTGTGGAACACCTCATTAACTTCGTCAGAAATAAATCAACTCCAAAAGGAAAATAAGAACACAGCAATCATTGGTGGTTTTAAAGACGACGGTAAACATCCTGTCAAACTAAGCCCTCCCCGCTTAGCTGAAAATTTCGGCGTATTTACAGAGACCATGGATTTAGAGGTCAAGCACCCTATAAATGGGGTACAAATACGCTATACCATCGATGGGTCTGAGCCAGACAGCTTGAAATCTCCCATCTATGAAAAACATATCGAAATCAAAGACAATACGATATTTAGAGCAAAAGCATACAAAGACGGTTGGTACGGCAGTGATGCCATTGCTTTAAATTTCTACCAGAGCCGATTCAAACCCGATAGTGTAGCCCTTCGTTTTCCACCACACCCTTCATACAGAGGGGAAGAAGAAAAAACACTCACCGATCATAGCTTAGGCGACCAAAATACAAACACCGATAAATGGCTAGCCTTTAAGGAACATCATCTGGAAGCTATACTTTTCTTTAACAAACCCATTAATTTGCAATCCATTACCCTACATATGTTGCAACAGACGCCATCTGCTATTTTTCCACCGGAACATATTGAAATATGGGGAGGCACAGATAAAGACAACCTAAAGTTGTTGGGAACCACAAAACCAAAAATACCTAAAAAAGATGATGCAGACAGCCTGATTGCGTTGGAAACTACATTTAACAAACAACCTGCAGGTTGCATAAAGATTATTGCCAAAAACTTAAAAAAACTCCCCAACTGGCATCATAAAAAAGGTGAACCTGCATGGGTTTTTATTGATGAAGTGTTAATAAATTAA
- a CDS encoding nuclear transport factor 2 family protein codes for MNTRDVIENIVDAFDRSDVEGILDIMAEGATWEMLGDKTFIGKDQIRDSLNGMADMEMLDSTKNHIIIEENNASVDGIVAYKGKDGKVHEMYYCDIYELSHGKVTKMISYTVNKQ; via the coding sequence ATGAACACTAGAGATGTTATAGAAAATATAGTAGACGCCTTTGATCGGTCAGATGTGGAAGGTATACTTGATATCATGGCAGAAGGTGCCACTTGGGAAATGTTGGGTGATAAGACCTTTATTGGCAAAGATCAAATACGCGATAGTTTGAATGGTATGGCTGACATGGAAATGCTTGATTCCACCAAAAATCATATCATCATAGAAGAGAACAACGCCTCGGTGGACGGCATAGTAGCCTACAAAGGTAAAGATGGAAAGGTTCATGAGATGTACTATTGCGACATATATGAACTTTCACATGGAAAGGTTACAAAAATGATCTCTTACACCGTCAACAAACAGTAA
- a CDS encoding DinB family protein produces the protein MSENNLLKMAIPAYRMHTQLFNNVIAGISTSDAKQRLSGRTNHILWMTGNLVNCRYWLAGVLGLSQRDPYEAFFADAKALDETYDYPDLATLQKEWHKISPLLFNKLCSLTEDELRQPYTLGMEVSFFEETLLTAVGMCIGREEYLFGQLALMRRALGYNAMSYQVDNSIAY, from the coding sequence ATGTCTGAGAATAATTTATTGAAAATGGCTATACCGGCCTATCGCATGCATACACAGCTCTTCAACAATGTCATAGCCGGCATCAGCACAAGTGATGCTAAACAACGCTTAAGCGGTCGGACCAATCATATATTATGGATGACAGGAAATCTTGTCAATTGCCGTTATTGGTTGGCAGGGGTTCTTGGGCTTTCTCAAAGAGATCCCTATGAAGCTTTTTTCGCAGATGCCAAGGCATTGGATGAGACATATGATTATCCTGATTTGGCTACGCTTCAAAAAGAATGGCATAAGATATCTCCATTATTATTTAACAAGCTTTGTTCATTGACTGAAGATGAGTTACGACAACCTTATACCCTTGGCATGGAAGTTTCCTTCTTTGAAGAAACCCTATTAACAGCTGTAGGTATGTGTATTGGCCGGGAAGAATATCTTTTTGGGCAGTTAGCACTTATGCGTAGAGCATTAGGTTACAATGCCATGTCTTATCAGGTAGATAATAGCATCGCCTATTGA